In Rattus rattus isolate New Zealand chromosome 3, Rrattus_CSIRO_v1, whole genome shotgun sequence, one genomic interval encodes:
- the Utp15 gene encoding U3 small nucleolar RNA-associated protein 15 homolog produces MAGYKPVVIQTYPVLGEKITQDTLYWNNYKTPVQIKEFGAVSKVDFSPQPPYNYAVTASSRIHIYGRYSQEPVKTFSRFKDTAYCATFRQDGQLLVAGSEDGVVQLFDISGRAPLRQFEGHTKAVHTVDFTADKYHVVSGADDYTVKLWDIPNSKEILTFKEHSDYVRCGCASKLNPDLFVTGSYDHTVKMFDARTNKNVLCVEHGQPVESVLLFPSGGLLVSAGGRYVKVWDMLKGGQLLVSLKNHHKTVTCLCLSSSGQRLLSGSLDRKVKIYSTTSYKVVHSFDYAASILSLALSHQDETVVVGMTNGILSVKHRKSEAKKESLPRRRRPAYRTFIKGKIYTKQRDDIVINRPAKKHLEWYDRDLKSFRISKALDRVLEPNCVIKTPEVTVSIIKELNRRGVLANALAGRDEKEITRVLNFLIRNLSQPRFAPVLINAAEIIIDIYLPVIGQSSVVDKKFIVLQGLVEKEIDYQRELLETLGMMDMLFATMTRNGSAPVSEHVPAELPEEKTESPRQPSDTDKNS; encoded by the exons ATGGCCGGTTATAAACCTGTAGTGATTCAGACATATCCTGTACTTGGTGAGAAAATCACCCAAGACACTCTGTACTGGAACAACTATAAG ACCCCTGTTCAGATTAAGGAATTTGGTGCAGTGTCCAAAGTAGACTTTTCTCCTCAGCCTCCATATAACTATGCCGTCACAGCTTCTTCAAGG ATCCACATTTATGGCCGGTACTCTCAAGAGCCTGTAAAAACCTTTTCCCGCTTTAAGGACACAGCATACTGTGCTACTTTTCGCCAGGATGGTCAGTTGCTTGTCGCTGGCAGTGAAGATGGCGTGGTTCAACTTTTTGATATAAGTGGGAGGGCTCCCCTCAGGCAATTTGAAGGCCACACAAA AGCGGTTCATACAGTAGATTTTACAGCTGACAAATATCACGTGGTCTCTGGAGCCGATGACTATACTGTTAAATTATGGGATATTCCGAACTCCAAAGAAATTCTGACATTCAAAGAACATTCTGACTATGTGAGGTGTGGCTGTGCTAGCAAACTGAACCCAGACCTTTTTGTAACAG GATCCTATGATCATACCGTGAAGATGTTTGATGCCCggacaaataaaaatgttctctgtGTCGAGCATGGGCAGCCTGTGGAGAGtgtcctccttttcccctctggaGGGCTTCTGGTGTCTGCAG GAGGCCGCTACGTTAAAGTCTGGGACATGTTAAAAGGCGGGCAGCtgcttgtttctttgaaaaatcatCACAAGACGGTGACGTGTTTGTGTCTGAGCAGCTCTGGACAGAGGTTACTCTCCGGCTCACTGGACAG GAAAGTCAAAATCTACAGCACCACTTCCTACAAAGTCGTCCACAGCTTTGACTATGCAGCCTCAATCTTGAGTCTGGCGCTTTCT CATCAAGATGAGACGGTTGTTGTAGGAATGACCAACGGAATACTGAGCGTTAAACACCGGAAGTCTGAAGCAAAGAAGGAGTCTCTTCCCAGGAGAAGGAGGCCTGCATATCGAAcctttattaaaggaaaaatttacaCGAAGCAACGG GATGACATTGTGATCAATAGGCCAGCAAAGAAGCACCTAGAGTGGTACGACAGGGATCTGAAAAGTTTTCGGATCTCAAAGGCCCTTGACAGAGTCCTCGAG CCTAACTGTGTGATAAAGACCCCTGAGGTTACAGTTTCCATCATAAAGGAACTGAATCGGAGAGGCGTCCTTGCCAACGCTCTGGCAGGTCGGGATGAGAAGGAGATTACCCGGGTCCTTAACTTTTTGATAAG GAATCTGTCTCAGCCGAGATTTGCCCCCGTTTTGATTAACGCTGCTGAAATAATCATTG ATATATATTTACCTGTGATTGGCCAGTCATCAGTAGTCGATAAAAAGTTTATAGTACTTCAAGGACTCGTAGAAAAAGAAATCGATTACCAAAGAGAACTCCTAGAAACCTTGGGGATGATGGACATGCTGTTTGCTACCATGACACGGAATGGCAGCGCCCCTGTGTCGGAGCACGTGCCTGCTGAACTcccagaggagaagacagagtcGCCGAGGCAGCCCAGTGACACAGACAAGAACTCCTAA